A region of Mauremys mutica isolate MM-2020 ecotype Southern chromosome 2, ASM2049712v1, whole genome shotgun sequence DNA encodes the following proteins:
- the MAFA gene encoding transcription factor MafA encodes MAASELALSGELPTSPLAIEYVNDFDLMKFEVKKEPPEAERFCHRLPAGSLSSTPLSTPCSSVPSSPSFCAPSPGGQAGPGAAPHPGGPGKAPLEDLYWMSGYQHPLNPEALNLTPEDAVEALIGNPHPLHGYEAFRGQGFPGEEAAPAGHHHHHHPHHHHHHAAHAHHPHAAHPHHHLRLEERFSDEQLVSMSVRELNRQLRGFSKEEVIRLKQKRRTLKNRGYAQSCRYKRVQQRHILENEKCQLQGQVEQLKQEVSRLAKERDLYKEKYEKLAGRGFPREPPPPAAPKASAEFFM; translated from the coding sequence ATGGCCGCCTCCGAGCTGGCCCTGAGCGGCGAGCTGCCCACCAGCCCGCTGGCCATCGAGTACGTCAACGACTTCGACCTGATGAAGTTCGAGGTGAAGAAGGAGCCGCCCGAGGCCGAGCGCTTCTGCCACCGCCTGCCCGCGGGCTCGCTCTCCTCCACCCCGCtcagcaccccctgctcctcgGTGCCTTCCTCGCCCAGCTTCTGCGCgcccagccccggcgggcagGCGGGCCCGGGCGCCGCGCCGCACCCGGGCGGCCCCGGCAAGGCGCCGCTGGAGGATCTCTACTGGATGTCGGGCTACCAGCACCCGCTCAACCCGGAGGCGCTGAACCTCACCCCGGAGGACGCGGTGGAGGCGCTGATCGGCAACCCGCACCCGCTGCACGGCTACGAGGCCTTCCGGGGCCAGGGCTTCCCCGGCGAGGAGGCGGCCCCGGCcgggcaccaccaccaccaccacccgcaccaccaccaccaccacgcggCGCACGCGCACCACCCGCACGCGGCGCACCCGCACCACCACCTGCGGCTGGAGGAGCGCTTCTCGGACGAGCAGCTGGTCAGCATGTCGGTGCGGGAGCTGAACCGCCAGCTGCGGGGCTTCAGCAAGGAGGAGGTGATCCGCCTCAAGCAGAAGCGGCGCACGCTGAAGAACCGGGGCTACGCCCAGTCCTGCCGCTACAAGCGGGTCCAGCAGCGGCACATCCTGGAGAACGAGAAGtgccagctgcagggccaggTGGAGCAGCTCAAGCAGGAGGTCTCCCGGCTGGCCAAGGAGCGGGACCTGTACAAGGAGAAGTACGAGAAGCTGGCCGGCCGCGGCTTCCCCCGGGAGCCGCCCCCGCCGGCTGCCCCCAAAGCCTCGGCCGAGTTCTTCATgtga